Below is a window of Chitinispirillales bacterium DNA.
GCCAGAGCGTTTATGATTAGATGTATTCAGATTACAGGAATTCCCGAATGTGAGTTTATTGAATCCTCAAACGGTCTTGAGGTAATAAATATTTTAAAAGATTTACTACCGGATTTAATCGTGACCGATATGAATATGCCAAAATGCGACGGAATAGAATTAGTGAAAAGAATTAAAGCAAATCCAAGATTAAATTCCGTTCCTATCATTGTTATGACTAGTGCGGGAAATGCCGCTCAGCGTACAGAATTAGAAAATCTTGGCGTAGATTCAATTATTTCAAAACCATTTACTCCGCCGGACGTTGTAAATATCGCAAATAAATTACTCGGGAACAATAATAATGAAGAAGGAGAATGGTAATGTTTAAAACATTAGACGAAGTGGTAGCGCTTCCTGAAATAATGTATAACGCTGTTTCCTATGCTGTTGAAACAATTACTTTTCTATCGGTTAACGATGAAATAAGCTCTAATATTATTATACCCAAAAATACTACAGAATATATTACCGGAAGTATTTTAATAAAAACCGCTCCCGCAATATATTCCATGGAATTACTTGTTCCACAAGATTTATTGGAGAAGATTTCTGCAGATATCACTGTACCGGGAACTGAATCGGAAATGACCGGCAGTATAGTTATTGATATTGCTATGGAATTGTTAAATACTATTGCAGGGAATTTAATGCGCAACATAGAAATGCTCGTCGGTCCGTTCATTTTGGAAATTCCGGAATTTGAAATAGGAAAGTCGATAAACAAAAGATCGTTCATAGTAAAAAAATATATCGCCGACGACAATTACTCGCTTACTATCGCTATAACAAAAATTTAAGACAATTATATACAATTTTACACAAAATATAATGAAAAATTTCTTGGAATATATTATTTTATAATAAACAATTTTATATAAGGAGTATTAAATGACTAAACAAGAGTTACAACGGCAATTAGCAGAACAAAGCGGCTAAACAACAAAGAATCGAAGAGATTAAGAAAATCATTAAAAATCCTACACAACCAATGAAAAATGGGATAGAAAATATAATAGACAAGTATAATAAAAAACCAGTTAGAATAGACAATCCAAAAATTACAAAAGACTGTGTTAAATTTGATGTTACAACTAATAAACCTTTAATTGAAAGAACAACAGTTCAAATTTCAGAAGATAAAGTTGATGTTAATGTAAAAGGTAATATTCCTGTGCCTAAGAAATCAAGAAATAAGTAACGTTTTTAACGTTTCAGAGGAGCGTATGAGAAAATTTTGTATTGCTTTAATCGCAGTAATTGTACTTTTAAATGGGTGTTCTACAGAAATAGAATGCGGTAGATGTGATGGTAAAGGATATATATTCTTTGACAACAATTATAATAGAGAAACATGTCC
It encodes the following:
- a CDS encoding response regulator, translated to MPKILIADDSALARAFMIRCIQITGIPECEFIESSNGLEVINILKDLLPDLIVTDMNMPKCDGIELVKRIKANPRLNSVPIIVMTSAGNAAQRTELENLGVDSIISKPFTPPDVVNIANKLLGNNNNEEGEW